The segment CCGCCTTCCCGCTGTTCCTCACGCTGGCGCTGCTGCTGCGGGAGCGCCCCCGGTTGCGCTGGGGCGTGCTCGCGACGAGCGCGGCCCTGATGCTGGCGCTGACGGTGGCCTTCGGCGCGGCGGAGTACGTGTCATGAGCGGGCTCATGGACCAGGCCCTGGGGTGCTACGCGGGGCTGCCCGCCAGCGAGCGCTTCCACGTGCACGCGCGAGCGTCGTCGGCGCCGCTGCTCGCGGTGGCGTCGCGCCTGCCGGCGGGGACGGTGGCGGACATCGGCTGTGGGCACGGGCTGCTGTCCGCGCTGATGGCGCTCGCGGTGCCGGGGCGCCGGGTGCTGGGCGTGGACCTGGACGCGCGCAAGGTGCGCTGGGCCCAGGAGGCGCTTTCGGGGCTGCCCAACGTGGCGCTGTCCGTGGGGTCGGTGGAGCAGCTGGCGGCGGAGTACCCCGGGACGCTGGACGCGGCGGTGGTGTGCGACGTGCTGTACCTGCTGCCGGAGGCGCAGTGGCCCGGCTTCCTCAAGGCGGTGCGCGGCCTCTTGAAGCCCGGGGGCCGCTTCCTGCTGAAGGAGGTGGAGGGGGACCGCTCCTGGAAGCACGCCAAGGCGCTGGCGCAGGAGTGGGTGATGGTGTCGCTGCTGGGGCGCACGAAGGCCAGCGGCGGCATGGTGCTGCGGCCCCGCGTGGACGGCGTGCGGATGCTGCGCGACGCGGGCTTCGAGGTGCGCGAGGTGGTGGGCCTGGGCGAGGGCTACACGACGCCGCACCTGCTCTACGACGCGGAGGCGCGCTGAGGCAGCGTCAGCCCATGGCGCCGTAGTCCGCGAGCACGATGCCGCGCTCCACGAGCTTCGCCTTCACCCGGGGGCTGGTGAGCGCCGCCAGCTCCGCGTCCCAGCCGTAGCGCCAGGCCGGGTCCTCCGGCACATGAGGCGCGCCCTCCCCGGGGTGGCACCCCAGCTCGAAGTCCCCGGCCGGCAGCGCGTCCAGCACCGCCAGCAGCGCGGCCTCGTCCAGCCGGCCCGCCTCGAACACGCCCCCCGCGCTCACCCGGCGCACGCCCGGCCGGGCTCGGGGCGCCGTGCGCGCGAGCACCGCCAGCACCGTCGTCTTGAGCGCCGGCCCGGGAGCGCGCAGCCACGACGCGCGCGGCAGCGCATCCGGCCACCGGAGGGGCAGGCCCTCCCGCGCCGCCAGGGCCTCCACCACGGAGCGCACCCCGGGCAACAGGTGCAGGTGCTGGTGCCCGTCCAGGTGGTCCACTTCCGCGCCCAGCTCCCGCGCGCGGGAGAGCTGCGCGGACAGCTCCAGTTCCAGCTCCTCGCGGCGCACCTGCCCGGTGAGCCACGCCCGGGCGAAGTCCGCCCAGCTCCCCCGGAGCCGCCCGTCCGGCGCCACCGTCCGCACCGACGCCGCGGGCGCGGCGCACGCGAGCCGGGTGGACAGCGCCAGGTGCACGCCCACCGCCAGCCCCTGCGCCCGCGCGAGCCCCACGGCCTCCTTCGCGGAGGGCCCCATGGACAGCAGCGTGGCGCTGGTGACGATGCCTTCGCGGTGCGCCCTCAGGATGCCCGCGTCCAGCGACGGGTGCAGGCCCAGGTCGTCCGCGTTGACGATGAGGCGCGTGCGCGGCGACATGCCGTGCCTACCCGCGCCCCGTGGTGCCCGTCACGGGCCGCAGCGGCTGCACCGACGGCGGCAGGCGCACCGGCTGCACCGGCGGCGGCGGCGTGCGCGTCTCCGGGTACAGGCTCACCAGCTCCTTCACCATCTTCACGATGACCGACGGCGAGGCCAGCGTTGAGACGCCGCGCGTGCGCGGGAAGTAGTCCACGCCCATCTGGAACACGCGGAAGCCCTTGCGGATGGCCTTCACCACCAGCTCCGCGTCGATGAAGGAGCCCTGGCTCTTGAGCTCCATGGACTCCAGCACCCGGCGGTGCATCAGCTTGAAGCTGAAGTTCACGTCCTTGATCTGGATGTCGAACAACGCCCGGATGAGCAGGTTGTAGACGAACGAGTACACGATGCGCTTGGGGCCCTCGCTCGTGCGATCAAACCGGAAGGCGCAGATCATGTCCGCCTCCAGGTACTCCATCAGGTGCAGCGCCCGCTCCACCTCCCGCATGTCGAACGGCAGGTCGATGTCCGAATAGAGCACCAGGTCCTTCGTGCTCGCCGTCAGCCCCGTGCGCATCGCCCCGCCCAGCTTCAGGTTCACCGGGTGGGTGATGACCCGCAGCTGCGGCACCTTCGCCGCCAGCGCGTCGCAGACCTCCTGGGTCCGGTCCGTGGACGCGTCATTGACGACGATGATCTCGAAGTCGTCCGTGAGCTTCGGCAGCACTTCGAGGGCGCGGTTCACAGCGCGCTCGACGTAGTCCTCCTCGTTCCAGGCGGGGAAGAACAGGCTGATGCTCGGGTACTTGGCCACGGTCGTCATCTCGCGTCGTTCCGTCGGAAAGGAAACGGCGCTCGGTACCAGAGGGCGAGGTTCCGAGGCAAACCCCATGGCCCTCTCCGTGACAAACCCCTATAGTACCGTCTAGTCATCATTTTACGGGGACACGGTGAAAACCAAGCCCTTCACGCTGCTGGTCGTCGATGATTCGCAGGCACTGCTGCCCCACCTGGTGCGCACGCTCGGCCCCGAGGACTTCGCCCTGCGGGTGGCGCGCTCGGGGCCGGAGGCCCTGGGGCTGACCCAGGAGGTAGACGGCGTCCTGCTGTGCCCCGGCGAAGCGAGCCCCGCCGAGGCCCACGCCCTCCTGGAGGCGCTCACCCCACCCGGCCCCACACCCCGGCCTCCGGTGGTGGTGCTGGCCCCCCCAGAGGACAAGGCCCTGAGGCTCGCCGCGCTGAGGCGGGGGGCTGAGTTGATTTTGACCCCCTGGGACGAGGAAGAACTGCGAATCCGGCTTTACCGGAGCCTGGAGACGCACCAGAAGTGGACAGAACTCCACTCCCAGGTCGAGGAGCTGCGCCGGCTGGCCGTCACGGACGGGCTCACCCAGGTGCACAACCACCGCTACTTCCAGGAGCGGCTGCGCGAGGAGTTCCGGCGCGCGCAGCGCTACGACGAGAGCCTGTCGCTCATCCTGGTGGACCTGGACCACTTCAAGAACATCAACGACGCCCACGGCCACGGCGCGGGCGACCGGGTGCTCCGGGAGGTGGCCGCGTCGCTCCAGCACAGCGTGCGTGAAACCGACCTGGTGGCCCGCTACGGCGGCGAGGAGTTCGCCATCCTCCTGCCCTGTACCCACCTGCCGGGAGCCCTCACCGTCGCGGAGCGCGTGCGCAGGGGCATTTCCGACCTGCACGCCGGGCCGGAGGGGGCCCTGCGCGTGACGGGCTCGCTGGGCGTCTCCAGCTTCCCCCACCGGGCCATCCTCACCCCCGAGCAGCTGCTGCTCACCGCCGACGAGGCCCTCTACCGCGCCAAGCGCGAGGGGCGGGATCGCATCTGCCTGCACCCGCCCGCCCCCCTGTTTTCGGCCCCGCCTTCACGGGTCGGCTGACCCAGGGGTCATGCACCCAGGGTCTGATTTGACCCGTTTGGGAGTGGTGGGTCTATGATGACCTTGCCCCTTTTTGTCAGGTCTTGGAAAATGGACGTGATTCCCGGGGCTTATCCAAATCTCTGGTTTGGCAAGGCCATTGCAATTGTCCAAACCCGGAAAGTCCATGGGAACCCTGGTGGCACAAGCACAAGCGCAGGACCCGGTCGCCCGAGGGCGGCTGCTGCTCGTGGACGACGAGGAGAACATCCTCAAGTCCATCCGGCGGGTGCTGCGGCGGGGTGAGTGGGACATCGAGACGGCGACGGACGCGGAGGCCGGCCTTCGCACGCTGGAGCGCTTCCACCCGGAGGTCGTCATCTCCGACTTCCGCATGCCGGGGATGAACGGGGTGGAGTTCCTCACCCAGGTGAAGCAGCAGGAGCCCCGGGCCCAGCGCATCATGCTGACGGGGCAGGCGGATCAGCAGGCCATCGAAGAGGCCATCAACCGCTCGGAGATCTTCCGCTTCATCTCCAAGCCCTGGAACGACAGCCACCTGGTGCTCACCGTCAAGAGCGCCTTCGAGCAGCACGCGCTCCAGACGGAGAACGACCGGCTCTACCGCGTCACCCAGGAGCAGAACGCGGAGCTGAAGCGCCTCAACGCGGACCTGGAGGAGCGGGTCGCGGTGCGCACGCGGCTGCTCTCCGCGGCCAAGCGCGAGTGGGAGCTGTCCTTCGACTGCATGGAGACGCCGCTCGCGGTGGTGCGCGCGCGGGACTTCGCCGTGCGCCGCGCGAACGTGGCCTACGCGCAGGTGGCGCGCCGCTCCATCGAAGAGGTGCCCTCCGACGTGCCGTGCCACCAGTACCTGTTCGGCCGGGACACACCGTGCGCGGGCTGCCCGCTGCCCTCCGCGATGGAGAGCGGCAAGGGCGCGCGCGGCGAGGTGCGCGAGGGCGGGCGCAGCTACGTGGTGGCCGCCTATCCGTTCGCGGGCGACGACCGCGCGGTGTGCACCTACCGCGACGTCACGGAGGAGCAGGCGATGACGCGCCGGCTCATCGAGACGGAGAAGATGGCGGCGGTGGGACAGCTGGCGGGCGGCGTGGCGCACGAAATCAACAACCCGCTGGGCGGCATCCTGGCCTTCGCGCAGCTCATGTCGCGCGACGCGGGCCGCAGCGGCAGCGACCTGGAGTCGCTGAAGCTGATTGAAGAGAGCGCGCTGCGCTGCAAGCGCATCGTGGAGAGCCTGCTGAAGTTCAGCCGGCACAGCCGCGTGGAGGACCGCCGCCTCTTCGACGTGTCCAAGTGCGTGGAGGACGCCGCGGTGCTCTTCCGCGCGCAGCTCAAGTCCATGCCCCGGGTGGAGCTGAAGCTGGGCCTGAAGGACGGGCTGCCCAAGGTGTACGGCGACGCCGGCCAGCTCGCGCAGGTGGTGCTCAACCTGCTGCAGAACGGCCTGTACGCGCTGCCCGAAGGCACCGGGCGCCTGTCGCTGGAGACGGGCCGCGAGGGCGACCGGTGCTTCTTCGCGGTGACGGACACCGGGACGGGCATCGAGGAGCGCCACCTGCCGCGCATCTTCGAGCCGTCCTTCACCACCAAGCCTCCGGGCGAGGGCACGGGCCTGGGCCTGTCCATCGCCTACCGCATCGTCCAGGACCACGGGGGCACCTTCCAGGTGGACACCCACGTCGGCGATGGCTCCCGCTTCACCGTCTTCCTGCCCATTCCCCTGCAGCTCGAGAGGTTGCCGTGAACCAAGTCAAGCGCGCCAAGGTCCTCGTCGTGGATGACGACTCCGTCGTCCTCAAGGCCGTCACCCAGATCCTCCAGCGGGAGGGGCACCCCGTCGTCGCCATTGACGACGCGGTGGAGGGGCTCGCGGCGGCGAAGGACCCGTCCATCGACGTGGTCGTGCTCGACATCAAGATGCCGCACCTGTCCGGCATGGACCTCTTGCGCGCCATCAAGGCGGACCGCCCGGACGTGGAGGTCATCATGATGACGGCCTTCGCCACCGTGGAGACGGCGGTGGAGGCGGTGAAGGCGGGCGCGTACGACTACCTCACCAAGCCCTTCGAGAACATCGACGAGGTGAGCCTCACGGTGGCCAAGGCCGCCGAGCGCAAGTCCCTCAAGGACCGCACGCGCGCGCTGGAGGAGGCGCTCACCGCGCGCAGCCAGTTCGAGGACCTCATCGGGCAGTCGTCGCAGATGCGCGCCGTGTTCAAGCTGGTGGAGACCGTCAGCCACTCCACCGCCACGGTCCTCATCCAGGGTGAGAGCGGCACCGGCAAGGAGCTGGTCGCGCGCGCCATCCACTACCGCAGCGCCCGCCGGGACAAGCCCTTCGTCGCCGTCAACTGTTCGGCGCTGACGGAGACGCTGCTGGAGAGCGAGCTGTTCGGCCACGTGAAGGGCAGCTTCACCGGCGCCACCGGCAACAAGAAGGGCCTCTTCGAGGCGGCCGACGGCGGCACCATCTTCCTGGACGAGATTGGCGACGTGCCCCCGGCCACCCAGGTGCGCCTGCTGCGCGTCCTCCAGGAGGGGGAAGTCAAGCGCGTGGGCGCCAACGAGCCCGTGA is part of the Corallococcus soli genome and harbors:
- a CDS encoding ChbG/HpnK family deacetylase, producing MSPRTRLIVNADDLGLHPSLDAGILRAHREGIVTSATLLSMGPSAKEAVGLARAQGLAVGVHLALSTRLACAAPAASVRTVAPDGRLRGSWADFARAWLTGQVRREELELELSAQLSRARELGAEVDHLDGHQHLHLLPGVRSVVEALAAREGLPLRWPDALPRASWLRAPGPALKTTVLAVLARTAPRARPGVRRVSAGGVFEAGRLDEAALLAVLDALPAGDFELGCHPGEGAPHVPEDPAWRYGWDAELAALTSPRVKAKLVERGIVLADYGAMG
- a CDS encoding glycosyltransferase family 2 protein — its product is MAKYPSISLFFPAWNEEDYVERAVNRALEVLPKLTDDFEIIVVNDASTDRTQEVCDALAAKVPQLRVITHPVNLKLGGAMRTGLTASTKDLVLYSDIDLPFDMREVERALHLMEYLEADMICAFRFDRTSEGPKRIVYSFVYNLLIRALFDIQIKDVNFSFKLMHRRVLESMELKSQGSFIDAELVVKAIRKGFRVFQMGVDYFPRTRGVSTLASPSVIVKMVKELVSLYPETRTPPPPVQPVRLPPSVQPLRPVTGTTGRG
- a CDS encoding class I SAM-dependent methyltransferase, with translation MSGLMDQALGCYAGLPASERFHVHARASSAPLLAVASRLPAGTVADIGCGHGLLSALMALAVPGRRVLGVDLDARKVRWAQEALSGLPNVALSVGSVEQLAAEYPGTLDAAVVCDVLYLLPEAQWPGFLKAVRGLLKPGGRFLLKEVEGDRSWKHAKALAQEWVMVSLLGRTKASGGMVLRPRVDGVRMLRDAGFEVREVVGLGEGYTTPHLLYDAEAR
- a CDS encoding ATP-binding protein, whose protein sequence is MGTLVAQAQAQDPVARGRLLLVDDEENILKSIRRVLRRGEWDIETATDAEAGLRTLERFHPEVVISDFRMPGMNGVEFLTQVKQQEPRAQRIMLTGQADQQAIEEAINRSEIFRFISKPWNDSHLVLTVKSAFEQHALQTENDRLYRVTQEQNAELKRLNADLEERVAVRTRLLSAAKREWELSFDCMETPLAVVRARDFAVRRANVAYAQVARRSIEEVPSDVPCHQYLFGRDTPCAGCPLPSAMESGKGARGEVREGGRSYVVAAYPFAGDDRAVCTYRDVTEEQAMTRRLIETEKMAAVGQLAGGVAHEINNPLGGILAFAQLMSRDAGRSGSDLESLKLIEESALRCKRIVESLLKFSRHSRVEDRRLFDVSKCVEDAAVLFRAQLKSMPRVELKLGLKDGLPKVYGDAGQLAQVVLNLLQNGLYALPEGTGRLSLETGREGDRCFFAVTDTGTGIEERHLPRIFEPSFTTKPPGEGTGLGLSIAYRIVQDHGGTFQVDTHVGDGSRFTVFLPIPLQLERLP
- a CDS encoding GGDEF domain-containing response regulator, yielding MKTKPFTLLVVDDSQALLPHLVRTLGPEDFALRVARSGPEALGLTQEVDGVLLCPGEASPAEAHALLEALTPPGPTPRPPVVVLAPPEDKALRLAALRRGAELILTPWDEEELRIRLYRSLETHQKWTELHSQVEELRRLAVTDGLTQVHNHRYFQERLREEFRRAQRYDESLSLILVDLDHFKNINDAHGHGAGDRVLREVAASLQHSVRETDLVARYGGEEFAILLPCTHLPGALTVAERVRRGISDLHAGPEGALRVTGSLGVSSFPHRAILTPEQLLLTADEALYRAKREGRDRICLHPPAPLFSAPPSRVG
- a CDS encoding sigma-54-dependent transcriptional regulator; its protein translation is MNQVKRAKVLVVDDDSVVLKAVTQILQREGHPVVAIDDAVEGLAAAKDPSIDVVVLDIKMPHLSGMDLLRAIKADRPDVEVIMMTAFATVETAVEAVKAGAYDYLTKPFENIDEVSLTVAKAAERKSLKDRTRALEEALTARSQFEDLIGQSSQMRAVFKLVETVSHSTATVLIQGESGTGKELVARAIHYRSARRDKPFVAVNCSALTETLLESELFGHVKGSFTGATGNKKGLFEAADGGTIFLDEIGDVPPATQVRLLRVLQEGEVKRVGANEPVKVDVRVIAATHVDLSRAKEQGKFREDLFYRLNVITIDLPPLRDRPEDVPLLAHHFLKVYTGKADKKVNGITPRAMEALTCNRWTGNVRELENVIERAVVLTANDAIDMEDLPTGFQAAPQADSAVEVFSLAHLPYAQAKRLAMRAFERRYLSALLEKNNHNVSSAARAAGVDRSNFRRLLKQYEVAGRSMKPRQTKGPDSDTGPGVPVLEAVS